The Rhizoctonia solani chromosome 1, complete sequence sequence ATTATATATGCAACTACCTCGGCACTGAACGTTTGATCGCTGATTTGTCGTGGAGTGGAGGGAAAGGGATGGGCGTGAGTCCTTCTCCTACTTATTATAGATTTCGACTAATTATGCGGATTAGAATGTGACATCTGCTGGGTGGAGCGTAAACGGCACTGAGGCTGGGTGGTGGCAAGAGTCAAGAAATTTGACATACGTCAAGGTATGTCTATCGGAAAATAATTCAAAAAGTCTGGACCTTCCTTACTATCCCACTCCGTAGGTAGCAGGCGCATCACACATGGTTCCCTACGACGTACCTCTGGCTGCGCACGATATGATTCTTCGTTTTATGGAGGTCGATTTTGCGAAACTTTCAGGAGGAAGCGCAACTCTTGTTTCGTCCAAAGTGGGAGACGAGGTCAAGCCTATTTCGGCCGGCTTGGAGCCTGGGAAGAACGCGACAGACGAAGGAACCGATAAAGGAAAAACTAACACAGAGCAGGATAAGGCAATGTGGGAAGGTACGTTCGACATGTGTAAACTTGGATGGCTTTTTTTTGGCATGGATTGGATTGGGTGGAGTTGCTATATGGGAGATCCTATATTAGCTAGTGGAGGTTTCCTATAGTGGCGAGGCACTGTTATTTGGGACCCCCTATGAAGATTGGAGGTTGCCCCTAGAACACAGGCCGCGCGGTGCTCCTATCGTGGTCGAGTTCTTCTACACGATAGAGACCTTCCTTGCCTGGCGCCAGATGCTGCTTTTAAGCTCCACTCGGGTGATACTCCCGGTGAAGAAGAGGACCGGTGATGCCTTGCCTTTCTCTTAAACGTGTTCTGGGTCAAGGGGGCATCTGTAACATCCCATCTTGCGACTGATTTTGAACTTCACCTTGCATGCGGCGTTTCTCCAAGATTGGAACTGATCTTTGGTCTGCCTTATGTCCCGGCACGAATTGAATTTGGTGTTCTTACACTGACTCAAATCCTTAACCCTGCCGAATCAAATATTATGCGTCAAATCTGGAACTAACACATTGCTTCGTATACAGCGTACTACAATGCAGGCTCGGCAGCGCTCATCCTAGTCATTATCCTCGTTTTTATCGggttgtttttgttttggcGCTCAAGACGCTCCGCAAAACTCGGTCGGGTAAATTTGCCGACTGAGCaggaccaagaagaacgaaTACCCTTGTCTACTAATGTGGGTGCTGCAGTGTCGCGTGATGATTTCGGCCAAGACCGAGATAGGCGAGGCGAGAGCGAGCCAATATTTGATGTGGGTGATGATAGTGGGAGTGaagatggggataagaggcgGAGGTAGTAGATTTGGGTTTGGTATGCATGCATAGACTTTGGACGTACATTAGTTAGGTAGAATTCAAAAAAGCTCATTCAAGGACTTTGTCCATTGACATAACAATTATGCGCATTTCTAGCCTCGCGTTTTGGAGCATTTCATCTCGTATAGCCCAATTCTAACTATGGGAATAATAAGActctcccttggttccctTGTCGGCTTGCATACGCGTCCGCAGGTATCAGTCACGTTTTCCTCAGTCCCACGAAATGAATCATTCCTCTTCCAGGCACAGCATGGATTGGCCACCCAGTCCTTGTTTCCTTCACCCGTTATGCATACCCTATGGCACAATGGAAGGCAATCTTACATAAGCAGTTGCCACGCTGCATATAACCATCCTCCTGGCGGACGACATGAGCTCACTACGACATAACGCCCCCTCTGTCTTATCGCCCATCTCCTCGTGGCACGGTCCACTTATATTGGTCGACCTTCATATTCCATACCTACCGATCTCCTTTACGACGATGTCGACGTACAAATACGCTCCCGCCCCCGGCTACCTTTCGCCATACTCCGGGGTGCCCTGTCATTCCACCCataaagatacaaattcgTACAGCTATCGTAGGCACGACGACGCGAATGTGAAGTCCTATCATTCGCACTCGAGCCATTATGCCAGGTCCACCCATTCCAATGAAACGAGGTCTACTTCTTCCAGAGATGTTGGGCCTGCAGTCCCTGCCTTGGACCCAGGAGTTACTTACTCCCGTAAAGCGTACTCTGTTCATCATACTGATACAAGGTCTGCATGTTCTCGTGATCCCGAACCAGCATATTCCTATGAAGCACTGTCAAATCATTTGGAAAATGCGCGCCCTACGTATCTCCCTGATGCCTATTCCGTTTATTCAACAGACACTAAGTCCGTTCACTCCACCCATGTGAGATCTGGTCACTCCACCAGTGGTCGCTCTGCACGCTCCAAGTCACGGACGCGGATCGAACCTGAGCCACAGCCACAACAATATCTCAACGTCCAAGCTCCAGTACAACACCGTCGCTGCTCTTCAGCCACAGGCTCTCACCGCTCTCGGGCCGCCCCATCGCTGACACATTCGGCCCCTTCCACATCTGACGATGACAACGAATCCGATGCTGGTCGCTCTGTGGGCGGAATTAACACACCCTTCACAGCCAAGGTGGCTCTATGGCGAGATGATGTGCGTGACATGTGCGATGAAATGCCACCGGAGACTATCCTTCCGCCTCATATCAAGGCGCAGTACGAGTACAGCCGAAGACAATGCGAGGCTTCTCCTTCTTCAAAGCCGGTCGATATCCCGAGAATCGTGGTCCCATCCTATACTGCACCCTCTCGGGCATCCTCTCGAGCACCCTCTCAAGCGCCCTCTCGAGCATCTTCTCGAGCATCCTCTCCTAGAAGTGCCTCTCCACCAACTTCCCTTCCAAGTCTTCCCTCGGCTCCTGTTTCAGATCTTGAAAAGATAATAGAGAACATAGAGGACATCGAGTACCAGATTAACGCCCGCGTTTTGGAGTTCACATTCCCCAGCATTTTGGACTTTGGAGAGAGGTTTCCAAACGGAGAGTTCCCTCCGTTGCCATATACTGTGCGCAATAAATCTCTAATCGAACATAGAGATTATTTGGAGAAGTCTCTACTGAGCATGGACGAAATTCAGTCTTTCGGAGACTCCCGAGTCAAGTGCACTCGCAAGCGGGTTGTAACTAAGATTGAAGAGCAGCTTGAACAACTGAATCGAATGGAGAAGATGGTGCGGGATAATGTAAGTCCTCCTGATCAGCCGGTTTGTAAGGGTCGTATTTAACCGGCCTGTGTCGCTGGTTTTTAGATGCACTATGAACGCTGGAAGAAGACGCCGCGCATACAAGTTACTGCTCCACCAGGCTCGACATAAATCCACACTGAGCCAGGCAATTCATTTATAACGTTATGTCATGTCACTTATACGGTTGTTTATTATGTATCATTATTTACTATGCACCATTTGTACCATGTTTTATCTGTTTGTGTTTCACTATCCTCACTTTGTACTGTTATCTCCGCTTGGGAAGATAGCTCTCCTTTAGGGCACATACTTTGTATTTTCGTCAAATACCCCCACTCATACAAATATGATTGTCAATGTCAACTACTTCAACCAGAACGTCGATCTTCTAATCAAGCCCAGCAGATAGTGTGTCCAAGCCTTCCATATCTATAAGAACAGACCGGAATCACTGCAGAAACGTCGCATGCACAGGAGTAATCCGTCTTTGTGTCACCCCATCGGAACATCCTTTGACTCACAATATACTTATAGAGCAATGTTTTCCAACCACAACACAGCCTTAGTTCCCTAGGTGGCAACATATGACTGTATAAGTAGACTCCCACCAATTCCTCCGAATACATCCCTAATATAGTAGTACTAAGCTGCTGGTACCTATCGGCTACACTGCTCGGCGCGCCTAAAGATGTCTCCTGGCTAACCAATTGGACAGCTATAACTCAAGCGCCAAACTACCATACGCCAAATACAACCAAACATCGGTGTTATATAGCGAGGGTGGCTACTCGCATTTCTCACTAACGGCTACGGACACCCTTCATCTACTGAATACCTCTTCAATAATATCTGACGCTGATTTAAAGCCTATCCAATTTATACTTACAAGCATATAGCTGTTCCCATTCGCGAAGCTCGAGACCGAGAGCATCCTTGTGCCACCTTCATCTCGTACTTAAGTCATGGTTTCTAGGTCATCCTACTCCAACGGGGAGTCCCCAATAACTCCGAGTTACCACCACGAGTTCACATCGCAATACGCACGTCCTTTCGCCCAGGTTACCCCAGTTTCAAGCTACCCCTACATACCCCACAACGCCACGGCTCAAGAGCACGAGGCGTGCAGCGATCGGATTCGCGCTATACGCGCTAGGAGCAATATATATACCCGTTCAATCTACTCTGAAACCTCCAAGCCTGAAGTCTATCGAGCCCGCCCCGAAACAAATATTAGTGGTATTGATACCTTAGCTGGAAGGTTGACTGTCTCAGAGTCTTTCACAGACACCCGCATATCTGGCGAAGAATCCGATAGTAGCGGGCCTTACACCCCACACGGGTCTGAACATTCTCTTTGGAAGGACCTTATTAATGGCGTAGCAGAACCAGAGCTAGATGGCCACTCCTACCTTCCAGAGACGAAAGCGTATTCTGGGTCTCAGAATTATTACCCACCGGCTCCGCCTATCATACCTGAACAAGAGCGCATGACAGAACTACCATTCAACGACTTCACTACTCCCGCATCATCTACAGCGCACAAAGAGTTGGGTCAAGTGGTGTACGAATTCCACACTCTTATCTTAGGATTCAAATTTCCTTCAAATCTGGAGTTTACGACTCCTGGCGCAGGGGAGCTCCCAAGGATGATGCTTACACCTACAAGCAAGCCGCTCCTTGAACATAACCATAAACTCGAAAAACTATTAGAGAGGTTAGATGCAATTGAATCCCACGGTAATGAGGAAATACAACGGATGCGTAAGCAAGCCGTAGAACGAATGCTCTCAGAGCTCGATAGGTTAAAACGGATGGAGTCAATGGCATTGTATAACGTGAGTGGGCGCTAGATCAGTTTAATATTGGAGCTAATGTACAAGATTGGATCCCTATAGTTCAATTATGAGCGAGGTATTAGTGCTTAATACCTCGAACCGTTGTCCCCCCGTTACAGGCCACTCGATTTCACGAGTGTTTTCAGAACCACTTAATATTTTTTTTACCCTTTCGTATTCTTTTTCTAAGTTTGGATGGTTATGTTTGATAGTATCTCACTGTAGCGACAATTTAAATGTATTGATTATCCACTCGGTTCGGACAACGTGGGCTTATGTGTCTACCAACCGATTGCCACTCACTCGGGAAAAATTATCCGGTCAAACCGACATGGCTAGTAGGCATGTCCTAATTCTAGGCAAAATAGTATATATATTGGGGAGGGAATGATTGCCATGCGCTAGGTTAAGGCAACATTATTCGTcacgggggggggggatatGTGAGCTGTCGCAGTTTAAAGAATAGATGAGCCGGAGCAAGAGGACCCGATAACGGAGCCGACCATCTTCCGAAGGAAGCCATCGCAAAATGCTTCGTATTGGAAGTGATCGCTATTGCACGACGCAAATCGATGCAGTGCTACATTATTCGGTCAGCTCAGCTTGATGATTAGGGTATACATTCACTCGTAAATACCTGGCACTTAACCTATGCTTCGGTCACTATGTATGCTATGTGGGTTCTGTACACGGTACAAGAGGGGGATCCCGTAGCCGCTCGCAGGTGGCCTAGAGTCGTTGGCCGGGCCacccaagactgcgaccGTCCGGATCAAAGGCTTGGGGTGGGAGAGAACCGCACATGGATGGATATGATAGGAATGCATATATGATAAGATGTGTGacaaataaataaaaacGTTAAATATGTGTCAGAAATTgagggatggtgggtgggtgCTGAAAAACGCGAGAACACTCTGAATCCTTACGCCCAGTACACCACCCCAAGATCACAGTATGGAATGGTGTCCGCCCGACTCACGTGACCGCGACCTCCACCCTCGGTCAAGTACCACATGTGATCCCTCCACGAGCTGCGGCTCACATGCTCACACTTAGGTATAAGTCCAAATTTGAGATAAACTTCCTTCATTCCAGTCCGCGGGTGAAAAATGAAGTCAGAGTATGCCAACGACCAATCCCATCAGATGCTTCCATATTGAGCGAAGACCGACAGACAGCTCTGTACAAGAGCACCAGACCTATTCCGGCCAGAATTATCTCGTTTCAGTACAGAAGCCGTAGCTCATTGATATCGCACACTATGCATGGCCGGATAGCTGCATTCAGGTCGATCTTGGGTGCTCTACTACCCCACTACCCAGTACACAAGTAAATCTCACACCGAGGACTCCCGATGCAGCCAGATTTAGCCACCAGCGCGTGCGTATAAATGGCTCGGCTCGAGATAACACTCTGTAGCTCAGCTCCAGCCAGCCACATACAAGAACGAATCATTCTACGTGAACGACGATGGCATATTATTATCGACCTTATATGTATTCCCAGCACCCCACAGCCCACCACTATGGTAGCAAACCTTATGGTACAACTGCGACTGCAATAGATTATTATCCGGCTTTGCTGCCGATGCAGGTCATCTCTGCGGCCCCATGGGGCTCGTACGCAGAATATGTCCACGGTATGTT is a genomic window containing:
- a CDS encoding BAG domain protein gives rise to the protein MVSRSSYSNGESPITPSYHHEFTSQYARPFAQVTPVSSYPYIPHNATAQEHEACSDRIRAIRARSNIYTRSIYSETSKPEVYRARPETNISGIDTLAGRLTVSESFTDTRISGEESDSSGPYTPHGSEHSLWKDLINGVAEPELDGHSYLPETKAYSGSQNYYPPAPPIIPEQERMTELPFNDFTTPASSTAHKELGQVVYEFHTLILGFKFPSNLEFTTPGAGELPRMMLTPTSKPLLEHNHKLEKLLERLDAIESHGNEEIQRMRKQAVERMLSELDRLKRMESMALYNFNYERGISA